CTTCGGGGAGCCGCAGCCCCCGGAATCCTCTTTTACGGGGTCCGTTCACTGCGGGGACCCGCCGCTCCCAGGAGCACTCCGGGGTCCCTTCGCTTCGGGGAGCTGCTGCGGGGTCCTGCAGCCCCCGGGACCCGGCGCTCCGGGGTCTCTCCACTCTGGGGACCCGCCGCCCGCGGGACCCGCAGCTCCGGGGTCGCAGCGCTCCAGGACCCTCCCCTCCAGGGTCCGTCCACTCCGGGGTCCGCCCACCCCCGTCACCCGCTGCCCCGGGgaccctcccctcctctcctcccctcccctccctacCGGGGCTCCCCGcacccggccccgccgcgccccccGCGCTCTCCGCCGCTTTGCCCCGGcgcggctcggctcggcccggcctCCCGCCTGCCATTGGCGCGGGGCAGCGCGGGGGGGCGGAGACGGCGGGGCCGCTATTAAACATCACATGGCAGCCCGCAAAACCGGGCAGCGGCTTGCGCGGTGGCTCAGTTGCGAGCGGTGCGGCCGGCGGGCACCGGGGCCGGGCTTGCgtgtgcccccccccaccccaccccgcTCCACTCCAACCCAACCCGCTGCTGGATCTTTACAGCACGTTAACTGCCCGCGCCTCCCGAACGGCCACCGGCAGGTAAGGAGCGCCTCGGGATGCCCCTTGCTCCCGGGAATGCTGGCGATGCGCCGGGAGCTGGCTCGGTGCGCGCTCCGCGCCGCGCAGCTCCCGGGATAAAGCTTCCTTTGCCCGTGGTTGTGTTGCGCGCTTGGGTATGGCCGCTCGGAGGGGGAACTCCTGCGTTTCTCATGCACCGTCCACCAGCTATTCTCAGCGCCTAAAATAATTAGATAGGTATGCCGGGAGCACTCGAGCATCTGCTTGCAGCATCTGTTTGTGTTCATAACTTTCCATGCACCAGCTGCttcccactccccccccccgcctctccCGAGATATTTTATCCTGGGGAAGGGCTGGAAGTTCGCAtgacagcaggagcagccccgcTCCATCCCTTCCCATTCTTCTCGCCTGTTGTTTCCTGTACAAGAGAGAGGTCAGAAGTCTCAAGCTTTGGAGAGGAGATGCGTGTTTTTGAAAGGAGTGTCCGAAATGTTTGAGAGGGTTGGGAAATGAACCTGTAACTTCATTCATTGGAGTTATGGAAACGGGGAGGGGgagtttctttatttttaatcctcCTGACAAATCAAGATAGGAAGAAATTAAAGCCCCTGCAGCTGGGGAGCCGGTGAGGAGGCTCTAGGTATTGTTTCCACTTTGTTCAtgacagtgaaaggaaaaaatactgaaaggaaTGGCAGATTTATTCGCTGGGGTTCAGTGCCTGCTGTGTCATCTTCCGGGGGACGGGGCAACCGGGATCCCCCCGGTGCTTGTGCCGGGACCCCTCGGTGCTTGCGCCAAGGCTTCCTCCCGGTGCGTGTGCGGGGTCCGGGGCTGAGCCGGTGCCGCCCGGTGCTTATGCCTGGACCTCGGTGCGTGTGCGGGGTCCGGGGCTGAGCCTTTCCTCATCCCGATGCGTGTGCGGGATCCCCTCGGTGCGTGTGGCCGGTGCCGAGCGGGTCCCTGTGCTCGGTCGGCCCCGGCTGCTGCCGCCTCCCCGCGCCGCCGGCAGCCGCACTTGTTCCGTGTTCCAGCCTTACCTTGACACTTGTTTGCTTTGCACCCTGCAGCCGGTGCATCGCGCACCCCCCCTGGTGCCGGCTGCCGCCTCGGAGCTGTTCTGTCACCAAACACCCCCGGCGTCAGATGCAAACGCGCTCGCCCGTTCCTCTCCCCTATTTCCTTGCACCCGTTTCTCTTCATTATCTGTTTGAGGGGGGTTTGATTTGTCCCCCCCCGATCCTTCTCCTGAAGGTATCTCAGCACTTTGTGTAACTTGAATCCTACCCGAACCCGCGGAGAAGCCCTTGGGAATGACTTTTAAGCAACGTGGGGGTCTGGAGAAGGGTTACAGGGATCGGGGAATGTGGGAACGGGCTTTGCTGGGGCGAGGAGCTCCTTTGTTCCTTTGCACAGGGGAAGGCGCTGGGCCAAGGTAGTGCTGGTGCTCCCGTAGCAACATGTGCCCTGTCGCTCCGCAGGGCTGAGAGCCGGCAGCCTGGGAATAGCGGCTCCAAACTCTCATTAGTGCTCCTCTTTCTACCCCCGCGGTTCGTTTTGCACTTTGGAGGTTTTGTTCTCTACTAAACCTTCTGCACAAATTCCCTTCGAGCTGTTTGTTGCAGAGTTTGATGTGGGATGTGAACGTCTTTCCTGGGGGCAGGTCTTGAGGGGGATGCTTCCTAAGGGGAAAGTGAGGGTTCAGGCTCCTCCTCATCATTTCCACCAGCTCTGGTTCAGAAATGCTGTAGATGCAGCATGGTCCCGTTTCTCTCTGCTCCCCCGAGCATCcccttgcagcagagcaagcCCAGGGCtctcccatcccatctcatcccatcccgGTAATGCTCTAGTCTTGTATCCTCTTCCAGGAGGAAAGGTAGCCTGGATTAATAACAGTAACAACACACCTCGTGATGATTGAATTTACAGCTGCGTGTGTGCATGTCTGGATGCAGTGCTCAGGGCCAAAATGCACCAACATTTGGGTTGGTTGTTGGGTATGGGGTTGGCTTCTTTCTGGTGGGGATGCAGGGCTGGTCCTCCACTAACTTGGCGTTTTGGGTGCCACCAACAGCTGATAATGGcatgggggggagggaggggcaGCAACTTGTTTTGCCTTTGAGCTGCAGGTGGATTAGCAAAAGAAGAAGTACTATTAGATTTTCACACTGGTTTGCTTGTTTCTGGGACTTTTTTGGGGGGAACCTCCATTTGGGGAGGTCATGGTGAGCATCAACAAGGTGTGAGCTAGAGCCAGTGGATCTGCCAGGGGTTTACACAGCCTGTGGTGCCACAAGCAGGAGCACCACCAGAGCTGGTCCCTGTACACAGTGTTGGTTGTGCTCCCATCCCGGCATCCTCCCCACTCCAAGCACACACAAGGAAGAGAAGGGATTTGTGCTGTACAAGAAGCCGACCACGCTGCGGTGGAGCATGCCAGAGCTTTGTGGTATAATCCTCAAGCAGTCTGTAACGGTAGCACCGGCTGCCCCAGGCACAGCCCAGGTTATGGATTTATGGATGGGTAGAGCCAAATCAGTGCAGGTCTGCTCCCAGGGCAGTGACGGAGGAGAAATGCTGGGCCAGGTACAGGAGGCAGAAGGTGCTCGCCCATTCGCAATTATACAATGTACAGCACCTAATTCAGGCTTCAAACTTCTAAATGCAGGCAGCTCCCTGCAGGAAGCTGCCGTTATGATTCCAGTGATTTGTGGAATTCAAACAAATGTCCTCAAGTCAAGACTTCTGTGGGGGAAGCTGCGTATTCAGACACTTGAGGCTTTACAGCTTATCTTGCCCTCCACCACAAGTTTTCCTCTAAAATCCAAGAGAGAATGCAGGGGAGAAAACAAAGACTTAATGATAAACTGCTTCCCAGGCTGCGTGTTTCCATCAGCTGGGAATCAAACAGACTTTGAATGTGGAAGTTGAACACGACTGTGATTATAGGATGTGGCTTACGAAAGTGATCGATTTGCAGACCAATGCAACGGGTTTTCAAGGAGGTTTTTGTGTGCGGTGTATCAACAGTAATTTCACTTCCCCCCCACGTTCAGGTTAAAagcaataaatgtatttttcagccaaaataaataatttacatgAACATTAAAAgagttcttttttaattttgagaaTGATATCCTGATGGGAATGGGAAACACCGCGATCAGAAAGGTGCGAGGGGTGAAAAAGTGAATCCTTAGTGGTGTAGGCAGGGCAGTCAGACAGGTTTTAGGCAGCCCTGCTGTGAGCCTgcatggctgggagctgctctcagaCCCGGCATTACCGAACCCACCAAAAGCTGCCAAAATGTCTTGTATGGTGCTGAAGTCACAGATGACTAATGTGGGCAAGTAGGCGTGGGGATGCATTCCTGCACAGCATAcagaagagaggggaaaagagaaggtaAATGTAATCCCGAAGGAGATTCCAGAGGGAACAGCAGCCTGCCTGCAACGGGAGGGCGATGGTGTTTTGTGTGTGTCACCTGCTCCTTTCCTAACAAGTGTCTGCTGAGCTAAAGCCCTTGTAATGTGGTTGGAGGTTGTGGGAGGGCTGAGAAGCTGTTTGAAATCCCTCAAGTTTTTGGAACACATCTGCAGGGCTTTCGGAGCTGCCTTTGGGAAAGGAGATAAACTCTTATCTACCGCTGCTGTTAGATACGGATCCAAGGAATAGCCGCAGTGTCCTGCAACTCTTTTGTGGGCAGAGGTCGAGCCGCTGcagttttgttgggttttggacAAACTCAGATGGGTTTTGATGATTCTCATTTACAAAGAACGCTGTGATTTAATCCCCCTCTACTGTAAATGACATTGAATTCTCTTCTTCCATAACAAACATTCCTCGTCACTGGGTTGTAGTTTGATTTCCTCATGGGGCGCATGCGTGGACGGAGCAGTTGCATTAAGGCATCTCTTCTCTGCAGTATTTCAATTACATTTCCTGATATACAGTACATGACTTAATGGATGACGCACTTGTTAAAAGCTAAACCTGGGTCTAAGCCAGACCTCCCTGAAACAAGTTTGGTGGCTTCTACCCTCAGGAAGAAGATTTTGTAGCCTCTCTGCTCAGTCTTAATTGCTGACATTTAAGACCCACGGGACACTCAGAACCATTACCCGTTGGAGATGGAACTGGCTGCCCCAGGCTCCTGAAGGGAAGGTGCTGTTACTCGCTACCAAAGGTGTTAGGAAGACACTTGGCCAGTCGTTCTCCACTGTGGCCCTTTGCTAGTTGTGTTagcaggagcagatgagggCTGTTACGAGATTTAGTTTACTTTGAACAGCTTAAGCCTAATGTAAGTGTAAAAACCATGCAGATCTCAACAAGTTTCTGCAGTTAAAGAGGAACTAATGCCTTTTGCAGAGAGCACACAActcctttggttttgcttaatcaaaaagctaagttacGCGCAGTGTAATTTCATGGAGACCACTGACATTTGCGTTGTCCAAGTTTATTGCTTTTCTCAGTACGCGACACCTTCCCTTTTACATGCTCCCTTGTTTGCTGTAGTTAAAACAGTCCAGGAGACACAGTGTATGTCACTAAAACCTGCTTTAGTGTTTGTATTGGAACAGATGGATGTTAATGCTGAttgtttgtttcaaaataaacagaaaggtGTAAATAGTAGGTAGATTATTTGCATGTCCAGCTTTAAAGTGCACATTGCTCAGAGGCTTGTGACATGATTGAGCAGCTTGGTCTAGCacaaggtgcccctgcccatggcagggggttagaactggttGAGCTtcaaggccccttccaacccaaacaaatctatgattctatgatcacttCAGTGCTTTCATGTGGGAAGGGTGATGCCGTCTTTGTTGTAATGAAGTCACTCCTGTCAATACACAACCATGAGCATGACGTGTTCCAGAAAATGCTGTCATTAAGAATAAGGAAACTTCCTGCAGGTCCATGGGAGTAATTTCAGTTGTTTCTTTCAGGTTTGATTCCTTACCCTTTTCCCCCAGGATCTAACACGGCgtttctctttctcttgcaGACCATGCCATCCCTATGACGGTTGCTTGTTAAGCTAACTCTGCATGCCAGAAGACTGTCCCGGGTGGATCCAAGGGCTTTTGGGGACTCCAGCCTCTCCCCAGTTTTTCCACGTGTGTGTGTTCCTCTAGAACTTTCAAAACTGTTTCTCCAAAGGGTTTTGCAGAAACTCAGACTGTTTTCTAAAGCAGAAGCACCCGAGTCCACAGCAGTAGTGATGGGCAGCGTGCGAACCAACCGCTACAGCATCGTGTCTTCGGAGGAGGACGGCATGAAGCTGGCAACCATGGCCGTTGCCAACGGCTTTGGGAATGGCAAGAGTAAGGTACACACCAGACAGCAGTGCAGGAGCCGCTTTGTCAAGAAAGATGGCCACTGCAACGTCCAGTTCATTAACGTGGGCGAGAAGGGACAGCGATACCTGGCAGATATCTTCACCACTTGCGTGGACATCCGCTGGAGGTGGATGTTAGTTATCTTCTGCCTGACTTTCATCCTCTCCTGGCTTTTTTTTGGCTGTGTGTTTTGGTTGATTGCACTGTTGCATGGGGATCTGGAGAATCAAGAGAACAGCAAACCTTGCGTCTCTCAAGTGAGCAGCTTCACCGCAGCCTTTCTGTTCTCCATCGAGACCCAGACCACGATCGGCTATGGCTTCAGGTGTGTCACAGACGAGTGCCCCATCGCAGTGTTCATGGTGGTTTTCCAGTCTATAGTAGGCTGCATCATTGATGCCTTCATCATTGGTGCTGTCATGGCAAAGATGGCTAAgccaaaaaagagaaatgaaactctAGTCTTCAGCCACAATGCCGTGGTGGCCATGAGAGACGGAAAGCTGTGCCTGATGTGGCGTGTTGGAAACCTGAGGAAAAGCCACTTGGTGGAGGCACACGTGCGAGCACAGCTCCTCAAATCCAGGATCACGTCAGAAGGGGAGTACATCCCCTTGGATCAAATAGACATCAATGTAGGCTTTGACAGCGGGATAGACCGCATATTCCTGGTCTCCCCAATTACAATAGTACATGAAATAGATGAAGACAGTCCTTTGTATGACTTGAGCAAACAAGACATGGACAATGCTGACTTTGAAATTGTAGTAATATTAGAGGGCATGGTGGAGGCTACTGCCATGACTACCCAGTGCCGTAGCTCATACCTGGCAAACGAAATCCTCTGGGGCCACCGCTACGAGCCCGTACTCTTTGAAGAGAAAAACTACTACAAAGTGGACTACTCGAGGTTCCACAAAACATACGAAGTGCCCAACACACCCATCTGTAGTGCCAGAGACTTAGCAGAAAAGAAGTACATTCTCTCTAACGCAAACTCCTTTTGCTACGAGAACGAAGTGGCCCTCACCAGCAAAGAGGAGGACGAGATTGACACTGGGGTGCCTGAGAGCATGAGCACAGACACCCACCCGGACATGGACCACCACAACCAAGCAGGGGTGCCTCTAGAGCCACGGCCGCTACGGCGGGAGTCGGAAATATGACTGACGGACTCTTCCTCTCTCTTGTGGTTGAAAGGAAAACCAATACACCTATCGGTCAAAGGCACGTTGACCTGAGAAGTTGGCCCAGAACAGTTTTCAGACAACGGTACTGTTGAAGAGCGGTGTGAAGGCAAGCAGACCTGAGAAACCCGGGCTGGTTTTAGGGCTGTCCTCAGAGGAGGGACGACAGGAACTGAACTCTAAACACAAAGCACTAAACATGTCTAAGTATGAACAGAAGGCACATATGTTGTAGAATaaattatgtatatatttttttacaaaacTTGAACTTGCAGGCAAGCTTTGGT
This portion of the Lathamus discolor isolate bLatDis1 chromosome 13, bLatDis1.hap1, whole genome shotgun sequence genome encodes:
- the KCNJ2 gene encoding inward rectifier potassium channel 2; translated protein: MGSVRTNRYSIVSSEEDGMKLATMAVANGFGNGKSKVHTRQQCRSRFVKKDGHCNVQFINVGEKGQRYLADIFTTCVDIRWRWMLVIFCLTFILSWLFFGCVFWLIALLHGDLENQENSKPCVSQVSSFTAAFLFSIETQTTIGYGFRCVTDECPIAVFMVVFQSIVGCIIDAFIIGAVMAKMAKPKKRNETLVFSHNAVVAMRDGKLCLMWRVGNLRKSHLVEAHVRAQLLKSRITSEGEYIPLDQIDINVGFDSGIDRIFLVSPITIVHEIDEDSPLYDLSKQDMDNADFEIVVILEGMVEATAMTTQCRSSYLANEILWGHRYEPVLFEEKNYYKVDYSRFHKTYEVPNTPICSARDLAEKKYILSNANSFCYENEVALTSKEEDEIDTGVPESMSTDTHPDMDHHNQAGVPLEPRPLRRESEI